Proteins from a genomic interval of Cyanobium sp. AMD-g:
- the secA gene encoding preprotein translocase subunit SecA, with the protein MLKLLLGDPNARKLKRYQPLVSDINLLEEEIEPLSDEELRGLTAEFRQKLEKPETAARRKALLDELLPQAFAVVREAGKRVLGMRHFDVQLIGGMVLHNAQIAEMKTGEGKTLVATLPAYLNALTGRGVHVVTVNDYLARRDAEWMGQIHRFLGLSVGLIQQDMSPPERRRNYACDITYATNSELGFDYLRDNMASDIAEVVQREFQYCIIDEVDSILVDEARTPLIISGQIERPQEKYMQAARIAGELVRAAEMGKDGIDPDGDYEVDEKQRNVTLTDEGYQKAEQLLGVQDLFNPQDPWAHFINNALKAKELFVKDVNYIVRDAEAVIVDEFTGRVMPGRRWSDGLHQAIEAKEALPIQPETQTLASITYQNFFLLYPRLAGMTGTAKTEEVEFEKTYKLEVAVVPTNRVRSRADWPDQVYKTETAKWQAVAAETAQVHKSGRPVLVGTTSVEKSEHLSTLLQEQDIPHNLLNAKPENVEREAEIVAQAGRAGAVTIATNMAGRGTDIILGGNSDYMARLKLREVLLPRLVRPEEGHRPPVPLQRSTEAPAGFGGAVAPSSRPASEARAIGNLYPCSLSEETEKALSGFSRELVAAWGDRTLTVLELEDRIAQAAEKAPTDDPQIQRLRELIAQVRAEYDGVVKQEEGQVRSAGGLHVIGTERHESRRVDNQLRGRAGRQGDPGSTRFFLSLEDNLLRIFGGDRVAGLMNAFRVEEDMPIESGMLTRSLEGAQKKVETYYYDMRKQVFEYDEVMNNQRKAVYTERRRVLEGRELKQQVIGYGERTIDDIVEAYVNPDLPPEEWDLTRLVEKVKEFIYLLEDLTPEQVGGLSMEELKAFLQEQMRNAYDIKEGQIEQMRPGLMREAERFFILQQIDTLWREHLQAMEALRESVGLRGYGQKDPLIEYKNEGYDMFLEMMTQMRRNVIYSMFMFQPQVPQAVTA; encoded by the coding sequence ATGCTCAAGCTGCTGCTGGGTGATCCCAATGCCCGCAAGCTGAAGCGTTACCAGCCGTTGGTGTCCGACATCAATCTGCTGGAGGAGGAGATCGAGCCCCTCAGCGACGAGGAGCTGCGGGGCCTGACGGCCGAGTTCCGCCAGAAGCTGGAGAAGCCCGAGACGGCCGCGCGCCGCAAGGCCCTGCTCGACGAGCTGCTGCCCCAGGCCTTCGCGGTGGTGCGAGAGGCGGGCAAACGGGTGCTGGGCATGCGCCACTTCGATGTGCAGCTGATCGGCGGCATGGTGCTGCACAACGCCCAGATCGCCGAGATGAAGACCGGCGAGGGCAAGACCCTGGTGGCCACCCTGCCGGCCTACCTCAACGCCCTCACCGGCCGCGGGGTCCACGTGGTCACGGTCAACGACTACCTGGCCCGCCGTGACGCCGAGTGGATGGGCCAGATCCACCGCTTCCTGGGGCTGAGCGTCGGCCTGATCCAGCAGGACATGAGCCCGCCGGAACGGCGCCGCAACTACGCCTGCGACATCACCTACGCCACCAACTCGGAGCTGGGCTTCGACTACCTGCGCGACAACATGGCGAGCGACATCGCCGAGGTGGTGCAGCGCGAGTTCCAGTACTGCATCATCGACGAGGTGGATTCGATCCTCGTCGACGAGGCCCGTACCCCCCTGATCATCTCCGGCCAGATCGAGCGGCCCCAGGAGAAGTACATGCAGGCGGCCCGGATCGCCGGTGAGCTGGTGCGTGCCGCCGAGATGGGCAAGGACGGCATCGACCCCGATGGCGACTACGAGGTCGACGAGAAGCAGCGCAACGTCACCCTCACCGACGAGGGCTACCAGAAGGCGGAGCAGCTGCTCGGCGTCCAGGACCTGTTCAACCCCCAGGACCCCTGGGCCCACTTCATCAACAACGCCCTCAAGGCCAAGGAGCTGTTCGTCAAGGACGTCAACTACATCGTGCGCGACGCCGAGGCGGTGATCGTCGACGAGTTCACCGGCCGGGTGATGCCTGGGCGCCGCTGGAGCGATGGCCTGCACCAGGCGATCGAGGCCAAGGAGGCCCTGCCGATCCAGCCCGAGACCCAGACCCTGGCCAGCATCACCTACCAGAATTTCTTCCTGCTCTACCCCCGCCTGGCGGGCATGACCGGCACCGCCAAGACCGAGGAAGTGGAGTTCGAGAAGACCTACAAACTCGAAGTGGCCGTGGTCCCCACCAACCGGGTCCGCTCCCGCGCCGACTGGCCCGACCAGGTCTACAAGACCGAAACGGCCAAATGGCAGGCCGTGGCCGCCGAGACCGCCCAGGTGCACAAGAGCGGCCGTCCGGTGCTGGTGGGCACCACCAGCGTCGAGAAGTCCGAACATCTCTCCACCCTGCTCCAGGAGCAGGACATCCCCCACAACCTGCTCAACGCCAAGCCGGAGAACGTGGAGCGGGAGGCCGAGATCGTCGCCCAGGCGGGCCGGGCCGGTGCCGTCACGATCGCCACCAACATGGCTGGCCGGGGCACCGACATCATCCTGGGCGGCAACAGCGACTACATGGCCCGCCTCAAGTTGCGCGAGGTGCTGCTGCCCCGGCTGGTGCGCCCCGAGGAGGGCCACCGTCCCCCTGTGCCCCTGCAGCGCTCCACCGAGGCGCCGGCCGGCTTCGGTGGCGCCGTGGCCCCCAGCTCCAGGCCGGCCAGTGAGGCCCGCGCCATCGGCAACCTCTACCCCTGCAGCCTCTCCGAAGAGACGGAAAAGGCCCTGTCCGGCTTCTCCCGCGAGTTGGTGGCCGCCTGGGGCGACCGCACCCTCACCGTGCTCGAACTCGAGGACCGCATCGCCCAGGCGGCCGAGAAGGCCCCCACCGACGATCCCCAGATCCAGCGCCTGCGGGAGCTGATCGCCCAGGTGCGTGCCGAGTACGACGGGGTGGTCAAGCAGGAGGAGGGGCAGGTGCGCAGCGCCGGAGGCCTGCACGTGATCGGCACCGAGCGCCACGAGTCGCGCCGCGTCGACAACCAGCTGCGGGGCCGGGCCGGCCGCCAGGGCGACCCGGGCAGCACCCGCTTCTTCCTCTCCCTTGAGGACAATCTGCTGCGCATCTTCGGCGGCGACCGGGTGGCGGGCCTGATGAACGCCTTCCGGGTGGAGGAGGACATGCCGATCGAATCGGGCATGCTCACCCGCTCCCTGGAGGGGGCCCAGAAGAAGGTGGAAACGTACTACTACGACATGCGCAAGCAGGTGTTCGAGTACGACGAGGTGATGAACAACCAGCGCAAGGCGGTGTACACCGAGCGCCGCCGGGTGCTGGAGGGCCGGGAGCTCAAGCAGCAGGTGATCGGCTACGGCGAGCGCACCATCGACGACATCGTCGAGGCCTACGTGAACCCCGACCTGCCGCCCGAGGAGTGGGACCTCACCCGTCTGGTGGAGAAAGTCAAGGAGTTCATCTATCTGTTGGAGGATCTCACCCCCGAGCAGGTGGGCGGCCTTTCGATGGAGGAGCTCAAGGCCTTCCTGCAGGAGCAGATGCGCAATGCCTACGACATCAAGGAGGGCCAGATCGAGCAGATGCGCCCCGGCCTGATGCGGGAAGCGGAGCGTTTCTTCATCCTCCAGCAGATCGACACCCTCTGGCGTGAGCACCTCCAGGCCATGGAAGCGCTGCGGGAATCGGTGGGCCTGCGGGGCTACGGCCAGAAGGATCCCCTGATCGAATACAAGAACGAGGGCTACGACATGTTCCTGGAGATGATGACCCAGATGCGCCGCAACGTGATCTACTCCATGTTCATGTTCCAGCCCCAGGTGCCGCAGGCGGTTACGGCCTGA
- a CDS encoding GNAT family N-acetyltransferase: protein MSTTTPRPEAPAAVPVRLVRHGVLCLRLRWRLAALGALLDGHSFWATGRQRSQLGRMLRGSQVVVSAWQGSTLVGFGRATSDGVFRAVLWDVVVAENHQGQGLGRRIVEELLASRPVAAAERVYLMTTTGEGFYEKLGFSRVDSQRLMLKQTSG from the coding sequence TTGAGCACCACCACCCCCCGGCCCGAGGCCCCCGCCGCCGTCCCGGTCCGGCTGGTCCGCCACGGCGTCCTGTGCCTGCGGCTGCGCTGGCGGCTGGCGGCCCTCGGCGCCCTGCTGGATGGGCACAGCTTCTGGGCCACCGGCCGGCAGCGATCCCAGCTGGGGCGCATGCTCCGCGGCAGCCAGGTGGTGGTGAGCGCCTGGCAGGGGAGCACCTTGGTGGGATTCGGACGCGCCACCAGCGACGGCGTGTTCCGCGCCGTGCTCTGGGACGTGGTGGTGGCCGAGAACCACCAGGGCCAAGGGCTGGGCCGGCGGATCGTCGAGGAACTGCTCGCCAGCCGGCCCGTGGCCGCCGCCGAACGCGTCTACCTGATGACCACCACCGGCGAGGGCTTCTACGAAAAGCTGGGCTTCAGCCGGGTGGACAGCCAGCGGCTGATGCTGAAACAGACAAGCGGATGA
- a CDS encoding exopolysaccharide biosynthesis polyprenyl glycosylphosphotransferase, translating into MWWRTPWLRQRRLLLGLALFDTLLLLGTYNSLFLQRFDRWAGVTGSMVGLVGLWVGVSYLLGRYSKPDQGQRDSQRRRLAATAVVAMLVLAVVVVVLNWGLKVEDPRTFRNFILPLLAAVTLASGTAQLVVTRLLSRRQAWLLVGEVTELNIVQNELEREGGQSRLELHYCDCRALAPDFETTLLTVDGIAVSEAAELNDALLQKLLARRERGASVCSLVIWAEHHLQRVPPELFSSRWLLQADGFELQPNRWGWRLKRLGDVVVASLLLAVTAPILLIAAIAIRLEDGGGILYRQRRTGLYGEAIEVWKLRTMCQEAEARGARWASRNDPRVTMVGNTLRRLRIDELPQLIAVLKGEMSLIGPRPERPEIEDTLEQQIQHYRVRHWVRPGLSGWAQVCYPYGASIEDSRMKLSYDLYYLRNAGLMLDILILIKTIRLLARARGAQPVSFQLPSRADFKTMHRAP; encoded by the coding sequence ATGTGGTGGCGGACTCCCTGGCTGAGACAGCGACGGCTGCTGCTGGGGCTGGCCCTGTTCGACACCCTGCTGCTGCTGGGGACCTACAACAGCCTCTTCTTGCAGCGGTTCGACCGCTGGGCCGGGGTCACCGGTTCAATGGTGGGCCTGGTCGGCCTCTGGGTGGGCGTCTCCTACCTGCTGGGGCGCTACTCCAAGCCCGACCAGGGGCAGCGGGATTCCCAGCGACGCCGGCTGGCCGCAACAGCCGTTGTTGCGATGCTGGTGCTCGCCGTCGTCGTCGTGGTCCTCAACTGGGGACTGAAGGTTGAAGACCCGCGAACGTTCCGGAATTTCATCCTGCCCTTACTGGCGGCGGTCACCCTGGCCTCCGGGACAGCCCAGTTGGTGGTCACCCGGCTGCTGAGCCGCCGCCAGGCCTGGCTGCTGGTCGGCGAGGTCACCGAGTTGAACATCGTTCAAAATGAGCTGGAGCGTGAGGGCGGGCAATCACGACTGGAACTGCACTATTGCGACTGCCGGGCACTTGCACCGGACTTCGAGACGACTCTGCTGACGGTGGATGGCATCGCGGTGAGCGAAGCAGCTGAACTGAACGATGCCCTGCTGCAGAAATTGTTGGCGCGGCGCGAACGCGGCGCCAGTGTCTGCAGCCTCGTGATCTGGGCCGAGCATCACCTGCAGCGGGTTCCCCCGGAGCTGTTTTCGAGCCGCTGGTTGCTTCAGGCGGATGGGTTCGAACTGCAACCCAACCGCTGGGGATGGCGGCTCAAACGCCTGGGAGATGTGGTCGTCGCCAGTCTGCTGCTGGCGGTCACGGCGCCCATCCTGCTGATCGCCGCCATCGCCATCCGCCTCGAAGACGGGGGTGGCATCCTCTACCGCCAGCGGCGCACAGGTCTCTACGGAGAGGCCATCGAAGTGTGGAAGTTGAGAACCATGTGCCAGGAAGCGGAGGCGCGTGGGGCCCGCTGGGCCAGCCGCAATGACCCACGGGTCACCATGGTGGGAAACACACTGAGACGGCTTCGTATCGATGAACTCCCCCAGCTGATTGCCGTGCTCAAGGGTGAGATGAGCCTGATCGGCCCGAGGCCGGAACGACCGGAGATTGAGGACACGCTTGAGCAACAGATCCAGCATTATCGTGTGCGCCACTGGGTGAGGCCCGGCCTCAGCGGCTGGGCGCAGGTCTGTTATCCCTATGGCGCCAGCATTGAAGACAGCAGGATGAAGCTCAGCTACGACCTTTATTATCTGCGCAATGCCGGTCTGATGCTGGATATTCTTATTCTGATCAAGACAATACGGCTGCTGGCAAGAGCCCGAGGGGCCCAGCCCGTCAGTTTCCAACTGCCATCCAGAGCCGATTTCAAGACGATGCATAGAGCCCCATGA
- the galE gene encoding UDP-glucose 4-epimerase GalE has product MATVLITGGAGFIGSHTCLVLIGAGYRVVVVDNLQNSSAEALDRVAELCNLSPTQPSAQKVWTSATGESQLIFINGDIRSSTDLDRAFRSGDPGDSPGITAVLHFAGLKAVGDSIHQPLSYWHVNVEGTRCLLEAMRRHACRTIVFSSTAALYGCPETLPIPESACIQPANPYGQTKAAVEQLLADVAQSEPGWRMARLRYFNPVGAHPSGCIGEDPNGVPSNLFPLITQVAMGIRPHVQIFGSDWPTPDGTGIRDFIHVMDLAEGHRQALEALLASDEQILTLNLGSGHGHSVLEMIQAFERINGCPVAYEFAPRRPGDVAESVADSSAAKHLLGWSTKRSLEDICRDGWAWRQQNRNGYRNRR; this is encoded by the coding sequence TTGGCGACTGTCCTGATCACTGGAGGAGCCGGCTTCATCGGCAGCCACACCTGTCTCGTCCTGATCGGTGCGGGCTATCGCGTGGTTGTTGTTGACAACCTGCAGAACAGCAGCGCTGAAGCACTGGACCGCGTCGCCGAGCTCTGCAACCTCAGCCCAACCCAGCCCAGCGCTCAAAAGGTATGGACGTCGGCCACGGGCGAAAGCCAACTGATCTTCATCAACGGTGACATCAGAAGCTCCACGGACCTTGATCGGGCGTTCCGATCCGGAGACCCCGGGGACAGCCCCGGCATCACGGCCGTTCTTCACTTCGCCGGCCTCAAAGCGGTGGGCGACTCGATCCACCAACCGCTCAGTTACTGGCATGTCAATGTCGAGGGCACGCGCTGCCTGCTCGAGGCCATGCGCCGGCATGCCTGCCGCACGATCGTGTTCAGCAGCACCGCCGCGCTCTACGGCTGCCCCGAGACGTTGCCGATCCCGGAAAGCGCCTGCATTCAACCGGCCAATCCCTATGGTCAGACCAAAGCGGCTGTCGAGCAGCTGCTGGCCGATGTGGCCCAGAGTGAACCGGGCTGGCGCATGGCGCGATTGCGCTATTTCAACCCCGTCGGCGCCCACCCCAGCGGCTGCATCGGCGAAGACCCCAATGGAGTGCCGTCGAATCTCTTTCCCCTGATCACGCAGGTGGCTATGGGGATCCGCCCCCACGTGCAGATCTTCGGCTCCGACTGGCCCACACCCGATGGCACCGGCATCCGTGACTTCATCCATGTGATGGATCTCGCCGAAGGCCATCGGCAGGCCCTGGAGGCGCTCCTGGCCTCAGACGAACAGATCCTGACCCTCAATCTGGGCAGTGGCCATGGCCATTCCGTCCTGGAAATGATCCAGGCATTCGAGCGGATCAACGGCTGTCCTGTCGCCTATGAGTTTGCACCCCGCAGGCCAGGCGATGTGGCGGAGAGTGTGGCCGATTCCTCCGCCGCCAAGCATCTTCTGGGCTGGTCCACCAAGCGAAGCCTCGAGGACATCTGTCGGGATGGATGGGCCTGGCGACAACAGAATCGGAACGGCTACCGCAACCGGCGATAG
- a CDS encoding glycosyltransferase yields the protein MTAPIAILLCMKGDTPPALALRAIRSTASSLAPGDRLYLRVDGGQLTDPEVFRSAAAPATLMLREVAERRGLAHGLNQLVEEALRDPGVAFLARMDADDESLPGRMAYQRQYMSEHVDVDILGTACHEVDEHGTYLQLKRMPISHAAIVATLPRSNPLNHPTVMLRRRVFEAGLRYREDVKRTEDYHLWITAARSGFVFANLPEPLLNFQRDAAFFRRRGGWQQAWADLHVRLRAMRELRLYSPINLLWAVASFGLRLLPASLQKWLYRRLR from the coding sequence GTGACCGCGCCCATCGCGATCCTGCTCTGCATGAAGGGGGACACCCCGCCGGCCCTTGCCCTTCGGGCCATCCGCAGCACGGCCTCCAGTCTGGCCCCCGGCGACCGGCTGTACCTGCGCGTCGATGGGGGCCAGCTCACGGACCCCGAGGTGTTCCGATCCGCTGCTGCTCCCGCCACGCTCATGCTCCGGGAAGTGGCGGAAAGACGGGGCCTGGCCCATGGCCTCAACCAGCTGGTGGAGGAGGCGCTAAGGGATCCAGGTGTTGCCTTCCTGGCGCGAATGGATGCCGATGATGAATCCCTTCCCGGGCGCATGGCGTACCAGCGTCAGTACATGAGCGAACACGTAGACGTTGACATCCTTGGCACAGCCTGCCACGAAGTTGATGAGCACGGCACCTATCTTCAACTCAAACGGATGCCCATCAGCCACGCTGCCATTGTGGCCACGTTGCCGCGCAGCAATCCCCTCAACCACCCCACGGTGATGCTGCGGCGCCGTGTCTTTGAAGCCGGCCTGCGGTATCGGGAAGATGTGAAGCGCACGGAGGACTATCACCTCTGGATTACGGCGGCGAGGTCGGGCTTTGTGTTCGCCAACCTGCCGGAACCGCTGCTGAACTTCCAGCGTGATGCCGCCTTCTTCCGGCGGCGTGGCGGCTGGCAGCAGGCCTGGGCCGATCTGCATGTGCGGCTCAGGGCGATGCGGGAGCTTCGGTTATACTCGCCCATCAATCTTCTGTGGGCCGTTGCCTCTTTTGGCCTTCGCCTCCTGCCGGCGAGCTTGCAGAAGTGGCTCTATCGCCGGTTGCGGTAG
- a CDS encoding glycosyltransferase family 4 protein codes for MKILHTVESYLPARHGMSEVVRQISERLVARGHDVTVATRSDPARTGDSIEGVKVRGFDVQGKSAVGVWGDVSGYQRFLLASDADVIVNFAAQQWATDLMLPLLPQLKARKVFVPTGFSALGDPTFAAYFAAMGEWMRSYDTCVFLSDSYRDIDFARREGVERIAIIPNGAAAEDFERPRDPGLRARLGIPEDDLLILHVSGYLSVAKGQAEALEIFSHSQLRQATLLLVSPDFSQSLARSLTPRQLARGLYHLLRGKGLRALAFPTQLQVMKRLNRRRNRAAYRQVVGHALSREDTISAFLEADLLLFPSWIECSPLVLFEAAASRTPFLVTPVGNAAEIISWTGGGELLPGERSDDREGSVRADVAAGTQRLEALVDDAPARTRMAASAHRAWQAHFTWEGIADQYERLYRCLLEGEAITDQFPAPPKL; via the coding sequence ATGAAGATCCTCCATACGGTCGAGTCCTATCTGCCGGCCCGCCATGGCATGTCGGAGGTGGTGCGGCAGATCTCCGAGCGTCTGGTCGCCCGTGGCCACGACGTCACCGTGGCCACCCGCTCCGACCCGGCGCGCACCGGTGACAGCATCGAGGGGGTGAAGGTCAGGGGCTTCGACGTCCAGGGCAAGAGTGCGGTGGGGGTCTGGGGGGATGTCTCCGGCTACCAGCGTTTCCTCCTGGCTTCCGATGCCGACGTGATCGTCAATTTCGCGGCGCAGCAGTGGGCCACCGATCTGATGCTGCCGCTGCTGCCCCAGCTGAAGGCCCGCAAGGTGTTCGTTCCCACGGGCTTCTCCGCCCTGGGCGATCCCACCTTCGCCGCCTATTTCGCCGCCATGGGCGAATGGATGCGCAGCTATGACACCTGCGTCTTTCTTTCCGACTCCTACCGCGACATCGACTTCGCCCGCCGCGAGGGCGTCGAGCGCATCGCCATCATTCCCAACGGGGCGGCCGCCGAGGACTTCGAGCGCCCCCGGGATCCTGGCCTGCGGGCCCGGCTCGGGATTCCCGAGGACGACCTGCTGATCCTGCATGTCTCCGGCTACCTGTCGGTGGCCAAGGGGCAGGCCGAAGCCCTCGAGATCTTTTCCCATTCCCAGCTGCGGCAGGCCACCCTGCTGCTGGTCAGTCCGGATTTCTCCCAGTCCCTGGCCCGCTCCCTGACGCCGCGGCAGCTGGCCCGGGGCCTCTACCACCTGCTGCGGGGCAAGGGGTTGCGGGCCCTGGCCTTCCCCACCCAGCTGCAGGTGATGAAGCGGCTCAACCGGCGTCGCAACAGGGCTGCCTACCGGCAGGTTGTCGGCCATGCCCTCTCGCGTGAGGACACAATTAGTGCCTTCCTCGAGGCCGACCTGCTGCTGTTCCCCTCCTGGATCGAATGTTCCCCCCTGGTGCTGTTCGAAGCCGCCGCGTCCCGCACCCCCTTCCTGGTCACACCGGTGGGCAATGCGGCCGAGATCATCAGCTGGACCGGTGGTGGCGAGTTGTTGCCCGGTGAGCGCAGCGACGACCGGGAAGGCAGCGTGCGGGCCGATGTGGCCGCCGGGACCCAGCGGCTGGAGGCCCTGGTGGACGATGCCCCCGCCCGCACCAGGATGGCCGCCTCCGCCCACCGGGCCTGGCAGGCCCACTTCACCTGGGAGGGCATCGCCGACCAGTACGAACGGCTGTACCGCTGCCTGCTGGAGGGGGAGGCGATCACCGACCAGTTCCCGGCCCCGCCCAAGCTCTGA
- a CDS encoding class I SAM-dependent methyltransferase: MTATVCRFEPSLIFEWGTNIGKSARIFHEIALYFHIPTTIHSCDLPDDVDHVEHPHAQRGAMVRGLAGVELHQGDGLTTSLGLWETAGRPPSPLFFLDGDHSHASVRREIDGILAAVPDPVLLLHDTFLQSPDSGYNIGPRQAVEESLDAHPGRFQAVHSGLSLPGMTLLYSTAPVAA, from the coding sequence ATGACGGCGACGGTGTGCCGCTTTGAGCCCTCCCTAATCTTCGAATGGGGCACCAACATCGGCAAGTCGGCGCGAATCTTCCATGAAATCGCCCTGTATTTCCATATCCCCACCACCATCCATTCCTGCGATCTTCCCGACGACGTCGACCATGTGGAGCATCCCCATGCCCAGCGGGGCGCGATGGTGCGGGGCCTGGCGGGGGTGGAACTGCACCAGGGCGACGGCCTGACCACCTCCCTCGGCCTGTGGGAGACGGCCGGCCGTCCCCCTTCCCCCCTCTTCTTCCTCGATGGCGACCACAGCCACGCCAGCGTCAGGCGTGAGATCGACGGGATCCTGGCGGCCGTCCCCGATCCGGTGCTGCTGCTCCACGACACCTTCCTCCAGTCCCCCGATTCCGGCTACAACATCGGTCCCCGCCAGGCCGTCGAGGAGTCCCTGGACGCCCATCCCGGTCGCTTCCAGGCGGTGCATTCCGGGCTCAGCCTTCCGGGCATGACCCTGCTCTATTCCACCGCCCCGGTTGCGGCGTAG
- a CDS encoding NAD-dependent epimerase/dehydratase family protein, producing the protein MKTIVIGGAGFIGSLVSQALIASGRQVTVVGRRPPGAHTAPLPCAYRCADLGNRAQMREILEPGCEVIDLAYATVPKTSYGDPVFDLLANLPGSVGLLEEAMAVGVRRLLLVSSGGTVYGPPCALPIPESHPTAPISPYGITKLTIDHYALMFHQTRDLPVVVVRPANAYGVQQRSRTGQGFLAAAIDAILSGREIEIYGDAGTIRDYIHVSDVASGILAALDFGEDGEIYNLGTGIGASNLDVIALLRPLVEAAGHTIQVRHLSSRRFDVEANVLDAQKLCSACGWRPDVSLQQGLTEMWDHALMASSNT; encoded by the coding sequence ATGAAGACGATCGTCATCGGCGGGGCCGGGTTCATCGGTTCCCTCGTCAGTCAGGCCCTGATCGCCTCCGGACGTCAAGTGACTGTCGTGGGTCGGCGTCCCCCCGGTGCGCACACGGCTCCCCTGCCGTGCGCCTATCGCTGCGCCGATCTCGGCAACCGGGCCCAGATGCGGGAGATCCTTGAGCCGGGCTGCGAGGTGATCGACCTGGCCTATGCCACCGTCCCCAAGACCAGTTACGGCGACCCCGTCTTCGACCTGCTCGCCAATCTGCCCGGCAGCGTCGGATTGCTGGAGGAGGCGATGGCTGTGGGGGTCCGCCGTCTGCTGCTCGTTTCCTCCGGGGGCACGGTCTACGGCCCGCCCTGCGCCCTGCCCATCCCGGAGTCCCACCCGACGGCCCCCATCAGCCCCTACGGCATCACCAAGCTGACCATCGACCACTACGCCCTGATGTTCCATCAAACCCGCGACCTGCCCGTGGTGGTGGTCCGGCCGGCCAATGCCTACGGCGTCCAGCAGCGTTCCCGGACTGGCCAGGGTTTCCTCGCCGCCGCCATCGACGCCATCCTTTCGGGACGAGAGATAGAGATCTATGGCGATGCGGGAACCATCCGCGATTACATCCACGTCAGCGATGTGGCCAGCGGCATCCTTGCGGCCCTGGACTTCGGGGAAGATGGGGAAATCTATAATCTCGGCACCGGCATCGGAGCCAGTAATCTCGATGTGATCGCCCTGCTGCGTCCGTTGGTCGAGGCTGCCGGCCACACCATTCAGGTGCGCCATCTGTCCTCACGGCGATTCGATGTGGAGGCCAATGTGCTCGATGCCCAGAAGCTTTGCTCCGCCTGCGGATGGCGTCCGGATGTATCTCTCCAGCAAGGTCTCACAGAGATGTGGGATCATGCCCTAATGGCGTCCTCCAACACATGA
- a CDS encoding glycosyltransferase family A protein — MTSPSPRVSVVLPVYNGLPYLHAAISSILSQSFSDFELIVIDDGSVDGSASALEEFDDQRLRFLRQDNQGLARTLNHGISLARGIYVARQDQDDLSHPDRLALQVAHMEAHQECVLVGSWAQIMEVDRLVDRFHRHPLDESTLRYQLLFNNPFVHSSVLLRRSAFEQVGGYTTDPARQPPEDYELWSRLSRIGSVANLGRVLLVYREIPGSMSRNGPSPFRKRLITLCAENIAIAAGLPSDDPSALAIAALTHGDTTVMSQSPDFSRMQDVLLMAIQSLAAGDLQTPFRLDAISRIHAMKAGWIIRESPAYDLLHRPGPIRNVAKRLWQLVKRLRGPQ, encoded by the coding sequence ATGACTTCTCCTTCTCCTCGTGTTTCCGTCGTCTTGCCCGTTTACAACGGACTTCCTTACCTGCATGCTGCCATTTCCAGCATTCTATCCCAGTCGTTTTCTGACTTTGAGTTGATCGTCATAGACGATGGGTCTGTCGATGGGTCGGCTTCTGCCCTTGAGGAGTTCGACGATCAGCGCCTCCGCTTTCTGCGGCAGGACAATCAGGGCCTTGCCCGTACCCTCAACCATGGGATCTCCCTCGCCCGTGGTATCTATGTGGCCCGGCAGGATCAGGACGATCTTTCCCATCCCGATCGCCTCGCCTTGCAGGTGGCTCACATGGAAGCTCACCAGGAGTGTGTTCTGGTGGGTTCATGGGCCCAGATCATGGAGGTGGATCGTCTCGTGGATCGGTTTCACCGCCATCCTCTCGATGAGTCAACCCTTCGCTATCAGTTGCTGTTCAACAACCCGTTTGTCCACAGTTCCGTTCTCCTGCGACGTTCCGCGTTCGAGCAGGTCGGCGGTTATACGACAGACCCAGCGCGGCAGCCCCCGGAAGATTATGAATTGTGGTCGCGTCTTTCTCGCATTGGTTCAGTTGCGAATCTTGGTCGGGTTCTGCTCGTTTATCGAGAGATTCCTGGGAGTATGTCCAGAAACGGCCCGTCTCCTTTTCGTAAGCGCCTGATCACACTCTGCGCTGAGAATATCGCAATTGCTGCTGGTCTTCCCAGTGATGATCCATCGGCTCTTGCTATTGCGGCGCTCACCCATGGTGACACCACGGTGATGTCGCAGTCCCCTGATTTCTCACGCATGCAGGACGTTCTGCTCATGGCCATCCAGAGTCTGGCCGCAGGCGACTTGCAGACACCTTTCCGCCTTGACGCCATTTCCCGCATCCATGCGATGAAGGCTGGCTGGATCATTCGTGAGTCCCCTGCGTACGACTTGCTCCACAGGCCTGGTCCCATTCGGAATGTTGCCAAGCGGCTCTGGCAATTGGTCAAGCGGCTTAGGGGGCCCCAATGA